The following proteins are encoded in a genomic region of Paenibacillus sp. FSL H3-0469:
- a CDS encoding ATP-binding cassette domain-containing protein, giving the protein MGYALRDISVRLDGRDILRSVSCHLQEGKWISLIGRTGAGKSTFAKVVKGLIPFYRGEYTQHGQPMPKDRQGRLKVVPQIGYVFQYPEHQLFAATVEQELAFALTVQGVSRTSVDQAIHAVMEKVGIPAELLPQNPFQLSGGLKRRVAIASVLIADPELLILDEPAAGLDPGSRRSLLSRLRSWQKENGRTVLFISHQLEDVAEYSDEVILFHEGRSLGHYEVNELFLKRPEQMEQAGLPLPEPVQLLRLMEQLSGQRLEPASCREADIMERVRAVWHGKDKLA; this is encoded by the coding sequence ATGGGCTATGCGTTAAGGGATATAAGTGTAAGGCTGGACGGCCGGGATATCCTGCGTTCGGTAAGCTGCCATCTGCAGGAGGGGAAGTGGATCTCGCTGATCGGCCGGACCGGGGCCGGGAAGTCTACTTTTGCCAAGGTGGTTAAAGGGCTGATTCCCTTCTATAGAGGCGAATACACACAGCATGGACAGCCTATGCCAAAAGACCGCCAGGGACGGCTGAAGGTGGTTCCGCAGATCGGCTATGTTTTTCAGTATCCGGAGCACCAGCTCTTTGCGGCGACGGTGGAGCAGGAGCTGGCGTTTGCGCTCACTGTGCAGGGGGTATCCAGAACAAGCGTGGACCAAGCTATTCATGCGGTTATGGAAAAGGTGGGGATACCCGCTGAGCTTCTTCCGCAAAATCCGTTCCAGCTCAGCGGGGGGCTGAAGCGTAGGGTGGCGATTGCTTCGGTGCTGATTGCGGACCCGGAGCTGCTGATTCTGGATGAGCCGGCGGCGGGGCTTGATCCAGGCAGCAGAAGGTCGCTGCTCTCCCGGCTCCGAAGCTGGCAGAAGGAGAACGGGCGGACGGTGCTGTTCATCTCCCATCAACTGGAGGACGTAGCCGAATATTCGGATGAGGTGATTCTTTTTCATGAAGGGCGCAGCTTAGGTCACTACGAGGTGAATGAATTATTCCTGAAGCGCCCGGAGCAGATGGAACAGGCTGGCCTGCCTCTGCCGGAGCCGGTGCAGCTCTTAAGACTCATGGAGCAGTTATCCGGGCAGAGGCTGGAGCCGGCAAGCTGCCGGGAAGCCGATATTATGGAACGTGTCAGGGCAGTCTGGCACGGCAAAGACAAGCTGGCATGA
- a CDS encoding ATP-binding cassette domain-containing protein yields MLIFDQVNYDYRQGEPVLRQLSFGIHPGEFVAVTGANGSGKSTAAKLMNGLLLPRAGEVRLGALSTLKRQDLMSIRERAGLVFQNPDDQFITASVLDEVVFGLENLRVPGAEMRQRAEAALRAVQMEAYADAAPHQLSGGQKQRAAVAAVIAMQPEILILDEATSMLDPQGRQELLQLLHSLHRQGLTIIHITHHMDEVLAADRVLLLNNGELAYDGPPSRLFSNDSMAGQALELPFTARLYQALGLDVPVSADWKEAIRQLWAMR; encoded by the coding sequence ATGCTGATTTTTGACCAGGTGAATTATGATTACCGGCAGGGGGAGCCTGTGCTCCGCCAGCTTAGCTTCGGGATTCATCCCGGTGAATTCGTAGCCGTCACCGGAGCGAACGGCAGCGGCAAATCCACAGCCGCCAAGCTAATGAACGGATTGCTGCTGCCAAGGGCAGGAGAGGTGCGACTGGGAGCGCTGAGCACGTTGAAGCGCCAGGATCTCATGAGCATCCGCGAGCGGGCCGGACTGGTCTTCCAGAACCCGGACGATCAGTTTATCACGGCGTCGGTGCTGGATGAAGTGGTGTTCGGACTGGAGAATCTGCGGGTGCCGGGAGCAGAGATGAGGCAGCGTGCAGAGGCTGCCCTGCGGGCTGTGCAGATGGAAGCCTACGCAGACGCCGCTCCGCATCAGCTATCCGGCGGACAGAAGCAGCGGGCCGCCGTGGCTGCTGTTATCGCCATGCAGCCGGAGATTCTGATCCTGGATGAAGCAACCTCCATGCTCGACCCGCAGGGGAGACAGGAGCTTCTTCAGCTTCTGCACAGCCTGCACCGGCAAGGCCTGACGATCATCCACATCACGCATCATATGGATGAGGTGCTGGCCGCTGACCGCGTTCTGCTGCTAAACAACGGGGAACTGGCCTATGACGGGCCGCCTTCCCGCTTGTTCAGCAATGACTCTATGGCCGGGCAGGCGCTGGAGCTACCTTTTACAGCCAGATTGTATCAGGCTCTTGGACTAGATGTACCCGTAAGCGCGGACTGGAAGGAGGCGATCAGGCAATTATGGGCTATGCGTTAA
- a CDS encoding NosD domain-containing protein, with translation MLISQGFRPSRYTKVRAVLLAGLFIICLFCCREVNAGSSAEAALPLQPIIDSAREGDLITLAPGTYSGPVRLDKRVTINGNGKAILLHTAKDEQATVLIAADGVRLENLKIQQNNDGEAAAVRVEADRVTLQGLVIHSAGYGILLREADGGVITDNKISWFIPKGEAPGTRGNGIDLYSSHGAVIRGNDIAYLRDGIYLENSRNTVVDQNKLAYLRYGVHCMYINGSKVTNNTGEYNITGAMVMGVTDVVVSGNSFRKQSRNVHSQGILLYDVQNSEIMNNRVEGNRVGIYMQQSSDNKLQQNLVLRNYIGVQFENAEGNRFERNGFVANVIEAQATGSRDNEMNGNYWDAFGGLDLTGDGVSDLKYAINPFYQQLVAGNAAYQLFFQSPGMTFLSDMYTGGSAGWSTDSAPLMQLAAGTVSPDQAAGGQGTVMVAGWLLLFLSVITIIYLGVLRL, from the coding sequence ATGCTAATCTCACAAGGCTTTCGTCCATCCCGTTACACCAAAGTAAGGGCTGTACTGTTGGCAGGCTTGTTCATTATATGCCTGTTCTGCTGCCGTGAGGTCAATGCAGGGAGCAGTGCAGAAGCGGCTCTTCCGCTCCAGCCCATCATCGATTCAGCCCGTGAGGGAGATCTCATCACCCTGGCTCCGGGAACCTATTCGGGTCCGGTCCGGCTGGATAAGCGGGTGACGATTAACGGTAATGGCAAGGCGATTCTGCTGCATACAGCTAAGGACGAACAGGCTACGGTGCTAATCGCAGCAGACGGTGTAAGGCTTGAGAACCTGAAGATCCAGCAGAATAACGACGGGGAAGCAGCGGCTGTTCGTGTTGAAGCGGACAGAGTCACTTTGCAGGGACTGGTGATTCATTCGGCAGGGTACGGAATACTGCTGCGTGAAGCCGATGGCGGGGTGATCACGGACAATAAGATAAGCTGGTTCATCCCCAAAGGAGAAGCACCGGGAACGAGAGGCAACGGGATCGATCTCTATAGCTCTCACGGCGCTGTGATCCGTGGCAACGACATCGCTTATCTGCGGGATGGCATCTATCTGGAGAACAGCCGCAATACAGTGGTGGATCAGAACAAGCTCGCCTATCTGCGGTACGGGGTCCATTGCATGTATATCAATGGCTCGAAGGTCACTAACAACACCGGGGAATACAACATTACCGGCGCGATGGTGATGGGTGTAACGGATGTGGTCGTGTCCGGGAACTCCTTCCGCAAGCAGAGCCGGAATGTGCATTCACAGGGAATTCTGCTCTACGATGTGCAGAATTCAGAGATTATGAACAACCGGGTGGAAGGTAACCGGGTGGGGATTTACATGCAGCAGTCCTCGGATAACAAGCTGCAGCAGAACCTGGTGCTCCGCAACTATATCGGCGTGCAGTTCGAGAATGCAGAGGGCAACCGCTTTGAGCGTAACGGGTTTGTTGCGAATGTCATTGAGGCCCAGGCCACAGGCAGCAGGGACAATGAGATGAACGGGAATTACTGGGATGCCTTTGGCGGGCTGGATCTCACGGGGGATGGGGTCAGCGACCTGAAATATGCGATCAACCCCTTCTATCAGCAATTGGTTGCGGGCAATGCAGCGTATCAGTTGTTTTTCCAGTCGCCGGGGATGACCTTCCTGAGCGATATGTACACCGGCGGATCGGCAGGGTGGTCCACGGATTCAGCGCCGCTCATGCAGCTTGCGGCAGGTACAGTTAGCCCGGATCAGGCGGCAGGCGGACAAGGCACGGTCATGGTAGCAGGCTGGCTGCTGCTGTTCCTGTCCGTTATTACAATAATATACTTGGGGGTATTGCGGTTATGA
- a CDS encoding nitrous oxide reductase accessory protein NosL, whose product MKRWSLVLIVAMSLVILAACGQKKYEPVAVNEDVDICVVCNMQVKDDAFATQLTTKDGKNYKFDDIGCMNEWKKSNGTEQIGMDYVRDYNDKSWIEFSKASYVYDASLRTPMAYGVISFKDKAAAEAFVKEQGVGAVLTAGELASHEWKQNKDMMNMGMQSGEGHMEEHSSEEGTHSEETDM is encoded by the coding sequence ATGAAACGATGGAGCCTGGTCTTGATAGTAGCAATGAGTCTGGTGATTCTAGCGGCCTGCGGGCAGAAGAAGTACGAGCCGGTAGCGGTCAATGAAGACGTCGATATCTGCGTGGTCTGCAATATGCAGGTGAAGGATGATGCCTTCGCCACTCAGCTAACGACCAAGGACGGCAAGAATTACAAGTTCGACGATATCGGCTGCATGAATGAGTGGAAGAAGAGTAACGGCACGGAGCAGATCGGTATGGATTATGTCCGCGACTATAACGACAAGAGCTGGATTGAATTCAGCAAAGCGAGCTATGTGTATGACGCTTCTCTACGTACACCCATGGCTTATGGAGTGATCAGCTTCAAGGACAAGGCGGCAGCAGAAGCGTTCGTGAAGGAGCAGGGGGTAGGCGCTGTGCTGACCGCCGGAGAGCTGGCCTCCCATGAATGGAAGCAGAACAAGGATATGATGAACATGGGCATGCAGAGCGGGGAAGGTCATATGGAGGAGCATAGCTCAGAGGAAGGCACGCATTCCGAAGAGACGGATATGTGA
- a CDS encoding energy-coupling factor transporter transmembrane protein EcfT, with product MSTTTAWGQYVHSNSVIHRLDPRTKLLSVVVFTLCCMQLRSPCGYLAAAVLAGSSIRLSRLPLRLYLSGLRPVLLFLLLPLCYHLLFNRSQGGIMTEIFNLWRILLPVAFALVLTRTTKPLDLAKGLEVMCKPLARLGIPVEAFALMAMLAVRFIPTISQELDRILMAQKARGCEIGSLRGCQRIQACLRLIIPLLATTIGRAEQLAMTIEARAYGDGRGRTSFRVLHFSRMDAAAGGIMLVYTLLILSG from the coding sequence ATGAGCACTACGACCGCTTGGGGGCAGTATGTCCATTCCAATTCCGTTATTCACCGGCTTGATCCGCGGACCAAGCTGTTGAGCGTCGTTGTGTTCACCCTGTGCTGTATGCAGCTAAGATCACCCTGCGGATATTTGGCAGCTGCTGTACTTGCAGGGAGTTCCATACGGTTATCCCGTCTCCCGCTTCGTCTGTACCTCAGCGGCTTACGGCCGGTGCTCTTGTTCCTGCTGCTGCCGCTATGCTATCATCTTCTGTTCAACCGGAGCCAGGGCGGTATCATGACGGAAATATTCAACCTCTGGCGCATTCTGCTGCCGGTCGCGTTTGCCCTGGTCCTGACACGGACCACAAAGCCGCTGGATCTGGCCAAAGGCCTGGAAGTCATGTGCAAGCCGCTCGCCCGTCTGGGGATTCCTGTGGAAGCCTTCGCACTGATGGCCATGCTGGCGGTCCGCTTCATTCCGACCATCAGCCAGGAGCTGGACCGCATTCTTATGGCGCAGAAGGCACGGGGCTGCGAAATTGGGAGCCTCCGAGGCTGCCAGCGGATTCAAGCCTGCCTGCGTTTAATCATTCCGCTGCTGGCGACTACGATCGGCCGGGCCGAGCAGCTCGCTATGACCATAGAGGCCAGAGCTTACGGGGACGGGAGGGGCCGGACCTCGTTCAGAGTGCTGCACTTCTCGCGAATGGATGCTGCGGCAGGGGGAATCATGCTTGTGTATACTCTGCTGATTCTATCAGGCTAG
- a CDS encoding AMP-binding protein yields MNLAELILERAQQVPHRIAISDGLEELTYAELTERVRRVAGGLRHGGHTEQPIAILSGNRIEFAEFLLGAIYAGCAPVLLDPMWPQAVLEQVIHQCEPGMIISEAQYAAKLAGSSFCGMARLVFDNGQSTGSYREWLSGCGSEASAERHPELLFIGYTSGTTGVPKGYMRTHQSWFNSFRATEQAFGLHQMQHVLAPGPFVHSLSLFALLQSLYSLATFHLLAEFDAARVLEFCSCHPEVILFVVPAMADAMLHHADKTAAKVTMQAIISSGGKWPAASAQRCRERFKGAKLYEYYGSSEASYISYQELTGAEPPDSLGRPFSGVELSTRDGQFREVPPGTVGELYVRSGMMFAGYYGLPEETAQVFRDGWLRTGDYAAMDEEGQLRLAGRAGSMIKSGGLKVFPEEVEAVLLRHPAVREVMVCGFPDDRWGEQVTALIAWSGPQRLALEDIRSYCRPFLDSYKLPGRLISVKEFIYTGSGKIARQLMKSRAETGMK; encoded by the coding sequence ATGAATCTGGCAGAGCTTATTCTGGAGCGTGCACAGCAGGTCCCGCACCGCATCGCGATATCGGACGGACTGGAGGAGCTTACATACGCAGAGCTTACGGAGCGTGTCCGGCGGGTGGCTGGCGGCTTACGTCATGGCGGGCATACGGAGCAGCCGATTGCCATCTTAAGCGGCAACCGGATAGAATTCGCCGAGTTCCTGCTTGGCGCAATCTATGCCGGGTGCGCACCGGTACTGCTGGACCCGATGTGGCCGCAGGCGGTGCTGGAGCAGGTAATCCATCAATGCGAGCCCGGGATGATCATCAGCGAAGCGCAATACGCAGCAAAGCTGGCGGGCAGCAGCTTCTGCGGAATGGCCCGGTTAGTCTTTGACAACGGCCAGTCAACCGGCAGCTACAGGGAGTGGCTGTCCGGCTGCGGGTCAGAGGCATCGGCAGAGAGACACCCTGAACTGTTGTTCATCGGATATACATCAGGAACGACCGGGGTACCCAAAGGCTATATGCGTACCCACCAATCATGGTTCAACAGCTTCAGGGCGACAGAACAGGCCTTCGGCTTGCATCAAATGCAGCATGTGCTTGCGCCCGGACCATTCGTTCACTCCCTGTCGCTGTTCGCCCTGTTGCAATCGCTATACAGTCTGGCCACCTTCCATCTTCTCGCGGAATTCGACGCTGCGCGGGTACTTGAGTTCTGCTCCTGCCATCCGGAGGTGATTCTGTTCGTGGTACCCGCCATGGCCGATGCCATGTTGCACCACGCTGATAAGACGGCCGCCAAGGTAACCATGCAGGCCATAATCAGCTCTGGCGGCAAATGGCCTGCGGCTTCCGCACAGAGATGCCGCGAGAGATTCAAGGGAGCGAAGCTCTATGAGTATTATGGTTCATCTGAAGCGAGCTATATCAGTTACCAGGAGCTGACCGGAGCGGAGCCGCCGGACTCGCTGGGCCGGCCGTTCAGCGGGGTAGAGCTGTCCACCCGGGACGGACAGTTCCGCGAGGTGCCTCCGGGAACCGTTGGTGAGCTGTACGTACGCAGCGGTATGATGTTCGCCGGATATTACGGCCTGCCGGAAGAGACGGCACAGGTCTTTCGGGACGGATGGCTGCGGACAGGAGATTATGCGGCTATGGATGAGGAGGGGCAACTGCGCCTGGCCGGACGCGCAGGCAGTATGATCAAGAGTGGAGGACTGAAGGTGTTCCCCGAGGAAGTCGAGGCCGTACTGCTCCGCCATCCGGCGGTCCGGGAAGTGATGGTGTGCGGCTTTCCGGATGACCGGTGGGGAGAGCAGGTCACAGCGCTCATTGCGTGGAGCGGCCCGCAGCGCCTGGCGCTGGAGGACATCCGCAGCTACTGCCGCCCTTTTCTAGATAGCTATAAGCTGCCGGGGCGGTTGATCTCTGTGAAGGAATTCATCTACACCGGCTCCGGCAAAATCGCCCGCCAGCTCATGAAAAGCCGGGCGGAAACAGGGATGAAATGA
- a CDS encoding thiolase family protein, whose protein sequence is MREAALVLAKRTPVGRIGGQLCTLEPEQLLAPLIQQLIHEARLPPDWIDDVIIGNVVGPGGNIARKSVLEAGLPETVPGVTVDRQCGSGLEAIIMAARLIQSGAGEIFLAGGVESTSRAPWRMLRPETVSGTPKLYTRAAFTPAALGDPDMGVAAEYTAEKYGISREAQDRYALESHMKAVEAQRTGRFTGELVPIARDGFIVTDDECPRPDTSLLKLSKLKPAFVKGGTVTAGNACPLNDGAALVLMMSRDICDRLNLTPVLRFIDSQASGVDPHYPGMGPVPAVRRLLQRQRLHISELDIVEFNEAFASQVLASLQELQLPPDKVNLGGGALALGHPYGASGAILMTRLYAEMLYRPYRRGLATLGIGGGMGLAVLVEGIPRR, encoded by the coding sequence ATGAGGGAGGCGGCCCTGGTCCTGGCCAAGCGGACGCCAGTCGGCAGAATTGGCGGACAGCTCTGTACGCTGGAACCGGAGCAGCTGCTGGCTCCGCTGATTCAGCAGTTAATCCATGAGGCCCGTCTGCCTCCCGATTGGATAGACGATGTGATCATTGGCAATGTAGTCGGACCCGGCGGGAACATCGCACGCAAGTCGGTGCTTGAAGCCGGACTCCCCGAGACGGTTCCCGGCGTCACCGTCGACAGGCAGTGCGGCTCAGGGCTTGAAGCCATTATTATGGCTGCGCGCCTGATCCAGAGCGGGGCAGGTGAAATCTTCCTCGCAGGCGGAGTCGAGAGCACCAGCCGGGCTCCCTGGCGGATGCTCCGGCCGGAGACGGTCAGCGGTACGCCGAAGCTGTATACCCGCGCGGCGTTCACACCTGCAGCGCTTGGCGATCCTGATATGGGAGTGGCTGCCGAATATACGGCGGAGAAATACGGTATTTCCCGGGAGGCGCAGGACCGCTATGCGCTGGAGAGCCATATGAAGGCTGTGGAGGCCCAGCGCACAGGCCGATTCACAGGAGAACTCGTGCCTATAGCCCGCGACGGCTTTATTGTAACGGATGATGAGTGCCCAAGGCCGGATACAAGCCTCTTGAAGCTGAGCAAGCTGAAGCCTGCTTTTGTGAAAGGGGGAACGGTCACGGCCGGCAATGCCTGCCCTCTTAATGATGGCGCGGCACTTGTGCTTATGATGTCCCGTGATATATGCGACCGGCTGAACCTGACACCGGTTCTCCGCTTCATTGACTCGCAAGCCTCTGGAGTTGACCCGCATTATCCGGGCATGGGACCGGTCCCGGCCGTTCGGAGGCTGTTGCAGCGTCAGCGGCTTCACATCAGTGAGTTGGATATTGTTGAATTCAATGAAGCTTTTGCCTCGCAGGTATTGGCTTCGCTACAAGAGCTTCAGCTTCCGCCGGATAAGGTCAACCTTGGGGGAGGCGCGCTTGCACTGGGCCACCCTTATGGAGCCTCAGGCGCGATTCTGATGACACGCTTATACGCGGAGATGCTGTACCGCCCATACCGCAGAGGACTTGCCACCCTTGGCATCGGCGGCGGAATGGGGCTGGCTGTACTTGTCGAAGGGATACCCCGCAGATGA
- a CDS encoding Tm-1-like ATP-binding domain-containing protein, translating to MKTIAIAGTFDTKGEEYLYIKQLAEELGLKALMIHTGVFEPAFLPEVSNREVASAAGVELDELVAKKDRALATEVLSKGLERLVPRLYQEGKFDGIISFGGTGGTSLVAPAMRALPIGVPKVLVSTVASGNTAPYVGTSDIMMIPSVVDVSGLNSISTRIFSNAMFAIAGMLLFEADYEPEKKPLVAATMFGVTTPCVTEARKYLEERGYEVLVFHATGIGGQSMEALIEAGFIEGVLDLTTTEWADELIGGVLNAGPHRLEAAGRNRIPQVVSVGALDMCNFGPADTVPEKFKDRKFYHHNPTVTLMRTTVEENEQLGRKLAEKLNMATESTVLMLPLGGISAIDVEGQPFYGPEEDRMLFDTLHRQVDRSRVELIEMDCAINDPAFAEAAARKLIELMQAAKA from the coding sequence ATGAAGACAATCGCCATAGCTGGAACGTTTGATACGAAGGGTGAGGAGTACCTGTACATCAAGCAGCTTGCAGAGGAGCTGGGCCTCAAAGCCCTGATGATCCATACCGGTGTATTCGAGCCGGCCTTCCTTCCCGAGGTGTCTAACCGGGAGGTCGCTTCCGCCGCAGGGGTGGAGCTGGACGAGCTTGTTGCTAAGAAAGACCGGGCGTTAGCTACAGAGGTGTTGTCCAAAGGACTGGAGCGGCTCGTTCCCCGGTTATACCAGGAGGGGAAATTTGACGGCATCATTTCCTTCGGGGGCACCGGCGGAACTTCACTGGTTGCCCCTGCCATGAGAGCCTTGCCGATCGGCGTACCGAAGGTGCTGGTATCCACGGTTGCCTCCGGAAATACCGCCCCCTATGTCGGGACCAGCGATATTATGATGATTCCGTCTGTCGTGGATGTCTCTGGCCTCAATTCGATCTCGACGAGAATATTCAGCAATGCGATGTTTGCCATCGCGGGCATGCTCCTGTTCGAAGCAGACTATGAGCCGGAGAAAAAGCCGCTGGTAGCAGCCACCATGTTCGGAGTGACCACGCCGTGTGTGACCGAAGCACGCAAATACCTGGAGGAGCGCGGCTACGAGGTGCTGGTATTCCATGCTACTGGAATCGGCGGACAATCGATGGAGGCGCTGATCGAAGCGGGCTTCATTGAAGGTGTGCTGGATTTAACCACCACCGAATGGGCGGATGAGCTGATCGGAGGCGTCCTGAATGCAGGGCCGCACCGCCTGGAAGCCGCAGGCCGTAACCGTATTCCGCAGGTCGTTTCGGTGGGCGCCCTGGATATGTGCAACTTCGGACCGGCGGATACCGTGCCGGAGAAGTTTAAGGATCGCAAATTCTATCATCATAATCCTACAGTCACCCTGATGCGGACGACTGTGGAGGAGAATGAACAGCTCGGCAGGAAGCTGGCCGAGAAGCTCAACATGGCGACAGAGAGCACGGTGCTGATGCTGCCGCTTGGCGGCATTTCAGCCATTGATGTGGAGGGGCAGCCCTTCTATGGCCCTGAAGAGGATCGGATGCTGTTCGATACCCTGCACCGGCAGGTGGACCGCTCAAGAGTTGAGCTGATCGAAATGGACTGCGCAATTAATGATCCGGCCTTTGCCGAGGCGGCAGCCCGGAAGCTGATTGAGCTGATGCAGGCCGCGAAGGCCTGA
- a CDS encoding phosphoenolpyruvate hydrolase family protein, with protein MNKQTRAEIMDRFKQEVEAGKILLGVGAGTGITAKSSEAGGADMLIVYNSGRYRMAGRGSLAGLLSYGDANQIVVEMGSEVLPVVKDTPVLAGVCGTDPFRVMEVFLKQLKEQGFSGVQNFPTVGLIDGVFRQNLEETGMGYGLEVEMIRIAHELDMLTTPYVFDPEQARAMAEAGADILVAHMGLTTKGTIGAVTALTLDDCVERIEAIIEAGRAVNPEIMIICHGGPIAEPEDAAYVIQRTKGIHGFFGASSIERFAAEQGITRQTESFKAIGQ; from the coding sequence ATGAATAAGCAGACCAGAGCTGAGATTATGGATAGATTCAAGCAAGAGGTAGAGGCGGGCAAGATTCTTCTTGGTGTCGGGGCAGGCACGGGGATTACCGCCAAGAGCAGTGAAGCAGGCGGAGCGGATATGCTGATTGTGTACAATTCCGGCCGTTACAGAATGGCAGGACGCGGTTCACTGGCAGGCTTGCTGTCGTATGGCGACGCCAATCAGATTGTGGTAGAGATGGGCTCGGAGGTGTTGCCTGTCGTCAAGGATACGCCCGTTCTGGCAGGGGTATGCGGCACTGACCCGTTCCGGGTGATGGAGGTATTCCTGAAGCAGCTGAAGGAGCAGGGCTTCAGCGGTGTGCAGAATTTCCCGACAGTGGGTCTGATCGACGGCGTATTCCGGCAGAATCTGGAGGAGACCGGAATGGGCTACGGGCTGGAGGTCGAAATGATCCGCATCGCCCATGAGCTGGATATGCTGACCACCCCGTATGTATTTGATCCTGAACAAGCGCGGGCCATGGCAGAAGCAGGCGCAGATATTCTGGTCGCCCACATGGGCCTCACCACCAAGGGCACCATCGGCGCAGTTACCGCGCTGACGCTGGACGATTGTGTGGAGCGTATTGAAGCAATTATCGAAGCCGGACGGGCGGTCAATCCGGAGATTATGATTATCTGCCACGGCGGCCCGATTGCCGAGCCGGAGGATGCGGCTTATGTCATTCAGCGGACGAAGGGTATCCACGGATTCTTCGGCGCATCGAGCATTGAGCGCTTCGCCGCGGAGCAGGGCATTACCCGCCAGACCGAGTCGTTCAAAGCGATTGGGCAATAA
- a CDS encoding phosphoenolpyruvate hydrolase family protein: MNRTAILERLQTQLREGNHIIGVSTGTGITAKVAADSGADFILMLNSGKFRQMGRSSLAGFLPFCNSNEMVMDFASKEIVPLVRDTPVLFGLNANDPTREMSLYIDEIKAKGFAGVNNYPTVGLIDGVFREALEEDGISYEREVEAIRLAHQQKLFTVAFVFDEAQGVQMAEAGADVICVHLGLTVGGLLGARKVVSLEAAKAKALRILTACGEVKPEVIKMIYGGPVKTPVDVQYMYSSNTQIMGYIGGSAFERIPSEQSITAITRDFKRLGKLDEDDLMVKMLSGITRHYDYVEFVKEYVAQNYSEEVVFADLAKVAHVSRSYLSSLFKKEVGCSFQNYLVGFRMQKAAILLQAPHLPLSEVSAMVGYPDYAQFSRMFKKLMGCSPKQYKSNLNTKT; this comes from the coding sequence TTGAACCGGACTGCTATTCTGGAACGGCTCCAGACACAGCTGCGTGAAGGCAACCATATTATCGGCGTCTCGACAGGCACGGGAATTACAGCCAAGGTTGCCGCTGACAGCGGAGCAGACTTCATCCTCATGCTGAATTCGGGCAAGTTCCGGCAGATGGGGAGAAGCTCGCTGGCGGGGTTCCTGCCCTTCTGCAACAGCAATGAGATGGTGATGGATTTTGCCTCGAAGGAGATTGTGCCGCTGGTGAGGGACACTCCGGTGCTGTTCGGGCTGAATGCAAATGATCCAACGAGAGAAATGTCTCTATACATAGATGAGATCAAGGCCAAAGGCTTCGCGGGAGTGAATAATTATCCGACGGTCGGTCTGATCGACGGGGTGTTCAGAGAGGCACTGGAGGAGGATGGCATCAGCTATGAGAGGGAGGTTGAGGCTATACGTCTGGCTCATCAGCAGAAGCTGTTCACGGTGGCTTTCGTCTTCGACGAAGCCCAAGGCGTCCAGATGGCCGAAGCGGGGGCAGATGTGATCTGTGTGCATCTTGGCCTGACCGTAGGCGGATTGCTGGGGGCGCGAAAAGTGGTCTCCCTGGAAGCTGCCAAGGCGAAAGCCCTGCGCATTCTCACTGCCTGCGGGGAGGTTAAGCCTGAAGTCATTAAGATGATCTACGGCGGGCCGGTCAAGACTCCAGTTGACGTTCAGTACATGTACAGCAGCAACACGCAGATTATGGGCTACATTGGCGGCTCTGCCTTTGAACGGATTCCCTCCGAGCAGTCGATTACGGCTATTACCCGCGATTTCAAACGCCTGGGGAAGCTGGATGAGGATGATCTCATGGTCAAAATGCTCAGCGGCATTACCCGGCATTACGATTACGTAGAATTCGTCAAAGAATATGTCGCCCAGAATTACAGCGAGGAAGTAGTGTTCGCAGATCTGGCCAAGGTGGCGCATGTGTCGCGCAGTTATTTGAGCAGCTTGTTCAAAAAGGAAGTCGGGTGCAGCTTCCAGAACTATCTGGTCGGCTTCCGTATGCAAAAGGCTGCCATACTGCTCCAGGCCCCGCACCTGCCATTATCCGAGGTGTCTGCAATGGTCGGCTACCCCGACTATGCCCAGTTCAGCAGAATGTTCAAAAAGCTTATGGGCTGCTCGCCCAAGCAGTACAAATCTAACCTAAACACAAAAACATAG